The following coding sequences are from one Haemophilus haemolyticus window:
- the ftsN gene encoding cell division protein FtsN: protein MAHRDFAARRGSNNKKKTKKNKNILIILALVIVLAFGVGLYLLKNKNSEAVVQQVATQQEKTQPKSVLPNRPEEVWSYIKALETRTVPVDNKPTSVEQNMRLTEEQRQVLVQMEKEQQAAEEARKLAEQQRAVETAKDQQVQAAQKVEQAKKSEPVKAETVKPESTQKQEQPKIDTAKKVEQPKTTDNLNGGKKFGLQCGAFKNRAQAENLQGRLSMTGLNAQVQVNGEWNRVRVGSFASRDAAVQAQSKAKSVADCVVIGM, encoded by the coding sequence GTGGCTCACCGAGATTTTGCCGCACGTCGCGGTTCAAATAATAAGAAAAAAACAAAAAAGAATAAGAATATTCTGATCATCCTCGCTTTAGTCATTGTGTTGGCTTTTGGCGTAGGGCTTTATTTGTTGAAAAATAAAAATAGCGAAGCTGTAGTGCAACAGGTTGCTACACAACAAGAAAAAACGCAACCTAAAAGTGTCTTACCTAATCGCCCAGAGGAAGTTTGGAGTTATATCAAGGCGTTAGAAACTCGAACTGTTCCTGTTGATAATAAACCTACAAGCGTGGAGCAAAATATGCGCTTAACCGAAGAACAACGCCAAGTTCTAGTTCAAATGGAAAAAGAACAACAAGCTGCGGAGGAAGCTCGTAAATTAGCGGAGCAACAACGTGCGGTAGAAACGGCGAAAGATCAACAAGTACAAGCAGCACAAAAAGTAGAGCAAGCGAAAAAGTCTGAACCAGTAAAAGCAGAAACCGTAAAACCTGAATCTACACAAAAACAAGAACAGCCTAAAATTGATACTGCTAAAAAAGTTGAGCAACCTAAAACTACAGATAATTTGAACGGTGGTAAAAAATTCGGTTTACAGTGTGGTGCTTTCAAAAATAGAGCGCAAGCTGAAAATTTGCAAGGACGCTTATCAATGACTGGGTTAAATGCACAAGTACAAGTGAATGGCGAGTGGAACCGTGTTCGTGTAGGTAGTTTTGCTAGTCGAGATGCAGCAGTGCAGGCTCAAAGTAAAGCCAAAAGTGTGGCAGATTGTGTTGTGATTGGTATGTAA
- a CDS encoding cytochrome c3 family protein has translation MSEKKPNILKRFWQWFRKPSRMAIGTIIILSAIGGILSWVGFNYGLEKTNTEQFCASCHTQDAYPEYLHSVHYQTRTGVGASCPDCHVPHEFGAKMKRKIVAAKEVFAHYTGKVDTLEKFNAHRLEMAENEWARMKANDSKECRNCHKVDRMNFNDQRSVAARMHEKMKTEGKTCIDCHKGIAHQLPDMSGVESGFKDEK, from the coding sequence ATGTCTGAGAAAAAACCAAATATCTTAAAGCGTTTCTGGCAATGGTTTAGAAAACCAAGCCGTATGGCGATAGGTACGATTATTATCTTATCGGCTATTGGCGGTATCCTTTCTTGGGTGGGTTTTAACTATGGTCTAGAGAAAACTAACACTGAGCAGTTCTGTGCGAGCTGCCATACCCAAGATGCTTATCCAGAATATTTGCATAGCGTGCATTATCAAACTCGTACTGGTGTGGGGGCAAGTTGTCCAGATTGTCACGTACCACACGAATTTGGTGCAAAAATGAAACGTAAAATTGTTGCGGCGAAGGAAGTATTTGCTCACTATACTGGAAAAGTGGATACCTTAGAAAAATTCAACGCACATCGTTTAGAAATGGCTGAAAACGAATGGGCTCGTATGAAAGCTAACGATTCTAAAGAATGCCGTAACTGTCATAAAGTAGATCGTATGAACTTCAACGATCAACGTTCTGTGGCTGCACGTATGCATGAAAAAATGAAGACTGAAGGTAAAACTTGTATCGACTGTCACAAAGGTATTGCACACCAACTACCAGATATGAGTGGCGTTGAGTCAGGATTCAAAGACGAGAAATAA
- a CDS encoding chaperone NapD, with amino-acid sequence MSNTNLSPESAKDWHVVGLIVQGNPEKFAAIRTALLAIEHTEIPTFDEKFGKMVVVMQSHDQHILLEKMESVKDIDGVINVSLVYHEQDEQKK; translated from the coding sequence ATGAGTAATACAAATTTATCTCCGGAAAGTGCAAAAGATTGGCATGTTGTTGGGCTAATTGTTCAAGGTAATCCGGAAAAATTTGCGGCAATTCGAACCGCACTTTTAGCGATTGAGCACACTGAAATTCCAACTTTTGATGAAAAATTTGGAAAGATGGTCGTAGTGATGCAATCGCATGATCAACATATCTTGCTTGAAAAGATGGAAAGCGTGAAAGACATTGATGGTGTTATTAATGTGTCATTGGTGTATCACGAGCAAGACGAGCAGAAGAAATAA
- the napG gene encoding ferredoxin-type protein NapG, with protein sequence MKVRLKSKKKMKKPALNPERRKFLKEATRTAGGLAGVGILLGLQQNQSLAREGVPLRPPFALQDAKAFSAACIRCGQCVQACPYDMLHLASLLSPVEAGTPYFIARDKPCEMCPDIPCAHACPTGALDRNATDINESRMGLSVLLDHETCLNWQGLRCDVCYRVCPLIDKAITLEKQHNQRSDKHALFIPTVHSDACTGCGKCEQACVLEEAAIKVLPMDLAKGMLGKHYRLGWEEKAKAGHSLAPKDMISLPTRTPEGTTVIPEPAEPVLAPILGSGK encoded by the coding sequence ATGAAAGTGCGGTTAAAATCTAAAAAGAAAATGAAGAAACCAGCTCTCAATCCTGAACGTAGAAAATTTCTCAAAGAAGCAACCCGTACTGCGGGTGGTTTAGCTGGAGTTGGGATTTTGTTGGGATTGCAGCAAAATCAAAGTCTTGCTCGCGAAGGTGTGCCATTACGCCCACCGTTTGCTTTGCAAGATGCGAAAGCGTTTTCTGCCGCTTGTATTCGTTGTGGACAATGTGTTCAAGCCTGTCCTTATGACATGCTACATTTAGCATCTTTATTATCGCCAGTAGAAGCGGGAACACCGTATTTTATTGCGCGTGATAAACCTTGCGAAATGTGCCCTGACATTCCTTGTGCTCATGCTTGCCCAACAGGGGCGCTTGATCGCAATGCGACAGATATTAATGAGTCGCGTATGGGGCTGTCAGTACTGTTAGACCATGAAACGTGCTTGAACTGGCAAGGGTTACGTTGTGATGTTTGTTATCGGGTTTGTCCATTAATCGATAAAGCGATTACATTGGAAAAACAACATAATCAACGTTCTGATAAGCATGCGTTATTTATTCCAACAGTACATTCTGATGCCTGTACCGGATGTGGGAAATGTGAGCAAGCTTGTGTGTTAGAAGAAGCTGCGATTAAGGTTTTACCAATGGATCTTGCAAAAGGTATGTTAGGTAAACATTATCGTTTGGGCTGGGAAGAAAAAGCGAAAGCTGGCCATTCTCTTGCGCCTAAAGATATGATTTCGTTGCCAACTCGAACGCCAGAAGGAACAACTGTAATTCCTGAACCGGCAGAACCCGTGCTTGCACCTATTTTAGGGAGTGGCAAATAA
- the trmB gene encoding tRNA (guanosine(46)-N7)-methyltransferase TrmB: MTQTFADQKRKTVETAEFTEDGRYKRKVRSFVLRTGRLSEFQKNMMNDNWGTLGLDYQTETFDFAKIYGNDNPVVLEIGFGMGKSLVDMAFANPDKNYLGIEVHTPGVGACIAYAVEKGVTNLRVICHDATEILRDSIADDALGGLQLFFPDPWHKAKHHKRRIVQPHFVTQVVQKLGENGFIHMATDWENYAEQMLEVLSANTDLVNTSKNGDYIPRPDFRPLTKFEARGHRLGHGVWDLYFVKK, translated from the coding sequence ATGACACAAACTTTTGCTGATCAAAAACGTAAAACCGTTGAAACCGCAGAATTTACCGAAGATGGCCGCTATAAACGCAAAGTCCGTAGTTTTGTGCTCCGCACTGGTCGTTTGAGCGAATTTCAGAAAAACATGATGAATGATAACTGGGGAACACTGGGTTTAGATTATCAAACGGAAACTTTTGATTTTGCGAAGATTTATGGTAACGATAATCCAGTTGTATTAGAAATTGGCTTTGGAATGGGGAAGTCGCTCGTGGATATGGCTTTTGCTAATCCCGACAAAAATTACCTGGGCATTGAAGTTCATACTCCTGGCGTTGGTGCTTGTATTGCTTATGCAGTGGAAAAAGGCGTAACGAATTTACGCGTGATTTGTCATGATGCCACGGAAATTTTACGTGACAGTATTGCTGATGATGCGCTTGGCGGTTTGCAATTATTTTTCCCCGATCCTTGGCATAAAGCAAAACATCATAAACGCCGTATTGTTCAACCGCACTTTGTGACACAAGTTGTACAAAAATTAGGTGAAAATGGTTTTATCCATATGGCAACAGACTGGGAAAATTATGCTGAGCAAATGCTAGAAGTATTAAGCGCAAACACCGATTTAGTGAATACCTCGAAAAATGGCGATTATATTCCAAGACCAGATTTTAGACCTTTAACTAAATTTGAAGCCAGAGGTCACAGACTTGGACACGGTGTTTGGGATTTATATTTTGTGAAGAAATAA
- the napH gene encoding quinol dehydrogenase ferredoxin subunit NapH, with amino-acid sequence MANTPKFAGKESREKWGWWYANRFLFWRRLSQLSILAMFLSGPYFGVWILKGNYSGSLLLDTIPLSDPLITAESLAARHLPDALTLIGAAIIVLFYAVLGSKVFCGWVCPLNVVTDCAAWLRRKLGIRQTAKISRGLRYGILALILLGSCVSGMLLWEWVNPVAALGRAFIFGFGATGWLLLVIFLFDLLIVEHGWCGHLCPIGAAYGVIGAKSLIRIKVIDRAKCDNCMDCYNVCPEAQVLRSPLHGKKDESLLVLSKDCISCGRCIDVCAEKVFKFSTRFDHSGE; translated from the coding sequence ATGGCAAATACACCAAAATTTGCAGGTAAAGAGTCGCGAGAAAAATGGGGCTGGTGGTATGCAAACCGCTTTTTGTTTTGGCGCCGACTAAGCCAGCTTAGCATTCTTGCGATGTTTTTAAGTGGTCCTTATTTTGGCGTGTGGATTTTAAAAGGCAATTATAGTGGAAGCTTATTGCTCGATACTATTCCATTAAGCGACCCTTTAATTACAGCAGAAAGCTTGGCTGCAAGACATTTACCTGATGCTCTCACCTTGATTGGTGCAGCAATTATTGTGTTATTTTACGCAGTGCTTGGTAGTAAAGTATTTTGTGGTTGGGTATGTCCGCTAAATGTTGTGACTGACTGTGCAGCATGGCTACGCCGTAAACTAGGGATTCGCCAAACAGCAAAAATTTCGCGCGGTTTACGTTATGGTATCCTTGCGCTTATTTTACTAGGCAGTTGCGTAAGCGGAATGTTGCTTTGGGAGTGGGTTAATCCAGTGGCTGCTCTTGGTCGTGCCTTTATATTTGGTTTTGGTGCAACAGGCTGGCTATTACTTGTTATTTTTCTTTTTGATTTATTGATTGTAGAACATGGTTGGTGTGGACACCTTTGCCCAATTGGTGCTGCTTATGGTGTGATTGGTGCAAAAAGTTTAATCCGTATCAAAGTGATTGATCGTGCAAAATGCGATAATTGTATGGATTGTTACAATGTTTGTCCCGAAGCCCAAGTGTTACGTTCACCTTTACATGGAAAAAAAGATGAAAGCCTACTTGTGCTTTCCAAAGATTGCATCAGCTGCGGACGTTGTATTGACGTTTGCGCTGAAAAAGTTTTTAAATTTTCGACCAGATTCGATCATTCAGGGGAGTGA
- a CDS encoding nitrate reductase cytochrome c-type subunit has protein sequence MTKQVSKILAGLFTALFAGSLMASDAPAVGKDLTQAAENIAPAFHNAPRQSELPALNYVNQPPMVPHSVANYQVTKNANQCLNCHSPENSRLSGATRISPTHFMDRDGKVGSSSSPRRYFCLQCHVSQSNVDPIVPNDFKPMKGYGN, from the coding sequence ATGACTAAACAGGTATCTAAAATTTTAGCGGGATTATTTACCGCACTTTTTGCTGGCTCACTGATGGCATCTGATGCACCAGCAGTGGGAAAAGATTTAACTCAAGCGGCAGAAAATATTGCTCCAGCATTTCATAATGCACCGCGTCAAAGTGAATTACCAGCATTAAACTATGTAAACCAGCCTCCAATGGTTCCACATAGTGTTGCAAATTATCAAGTGACAAAAAATGCGAACCAATGTTTAAATTGTCACAGCCCAGAAAATTCTCGTTTGAGTGGTGCAACTCGAATCAGCCCAACTCACTTTATGGATCGTGATGGTAAAGTGGGTTCAAGCTCATCACCACGTCGTTATTTCTGTTTACAATGTCACGTTTCTCAATCAAACGTAGATCCGATTGTTCCAAATGATTTCAAACCGATGAAAGGTTACGGAAACTAA
- the napF gene encoding ferredoxin-type protein NapF, with protein sequence MTVENLPRRQFLRGKFLTSLHSENEQKQGFDGVRPPWAVENSIFVEQCTRCGDCLSVCETNILVKGDGGFPEVRFDNGECTFCGKCVDVCKQPIFHSRDEKPWLHKIEIGMACLSQHRIECRSCQDSCSMRAISFHLQMGGVAQPLVNTDVCNGCGACLQGCPVNAIKISYLKQNE encoded by the coding sequence ATGACCGTTGAAAACTTACCCCGCAGACAGTTTTTACGAGGTAAATTCTTAACGTCTTTACATTCAGAAAATGAGCAAAAACAAGGCTTTGATGGAGTTCGCCCACCTTGGGCTGTAGAAAATTCTATTTTTGTGGAGCAATGTACGCGCTGTGGCGATTGTCTTTCTGTTTGTGAAACCAATATTTTGGTGAAAGGCGATGGAGGCTTTCCTGAAGTTCGTTTTGATAATGGCGAATGTACTTTTTGTGGAAAATGTGTAGATGTGTGTAAACAACCTATTTTTCATTCTCGCGATGAAAAGCCGTGGTTACACAAAATCGAAATTGGCATGGCTTGTTTAAGCCAACATCGCATTGAGTGTCGTTCTTGCCAAGACAGTTGCTCGATGAGAGCAATTAGTTTTCATCTGCAAATGGGTGGAGTGGCACAGCCTTTAGTGAATACGGATGTTTGTAACGGCTGTGGGGCTTGTTTACAGGGGTGTCCGGTGAATGCGATTAAAATTAGTTATCTAAAACAAAATGAGTAA
- a CDS encoding YggL family protein: MSKSYNQRQRKKLHLAEFQELGFLVNFQFAEGTAIETVDEIVDRFINEVIQPNGLAYEGSGYLHWEGLVCLEKIGKCDESHRETVKKWLETNGLQQIEVSELFDIWWEYPAKAE; the protein is encoded by the coding sequence ATGTCTAAATCTTACAATCAACGCCAACGCAAAAAACTTCACCTTGCTGAATTCCAAGAACTTGGTTTTCTTGTAAATTTCCAATTTGCAGAAGGTACTGCGATTGAAACAGTAGATGAAATTGTTGATCGTTTTATTAACGAAGTGATTCAACCAAATGGTTTAGCTTATGAAGGTAGCGGGTATTTACATTGGGAAGGTTTAGTTTGCCTAGAAAAAATTGGTAAATGTGATGAAAGCCATCGTGAAACTGTGAAAAAATGGTTAGAAACCAATGGTTTGCAACAAATTGAAGTAAGTGAATTATTTGATATTTGGTGGGAATATCCAGCAAAAGCAGAGTAA
- the napA gene encoding nitrate reductase catalytic subunit NapA — protein MSLSRRDFMKANAAVAAATAAGLTIPVKNVVAAESEIKWDKAVCRFCGTGCAVLVGTKDGRVVASQGDPDAEVNRGLNCIKGYFLPKIMYGKDRLTQPMLRMTNGKFDKNGDFAPVSWDFAFKTMAEKFKEAFKKNGQNAVGMFSSGQSTIWEGYAKNKLWKAGFRSNNVDPNARHCMASAAVAFMRTFGMDEPMGCYNDIEHADAFVLWGSNMAEMHPILWSRITDRRISNPDVRVTVLSTYEHRSFELADHGLVFTPQTDLAIMNYIINYLIQNNAINWDFVNKHTKFKRGETNIGYGLRPEHPLEKDTNRKTAGKMHDSSFEELKQLVSEYTVEKVSQMSGLDKVQLETLAKLYADPNKKVVSFWTMGFNQHTRGVWVNHLIYNIHLLTGKISIPGCGPFSLTGQPSACGTAREVGSFPHRLPADLVVTNPKHRETAERIWKLPKGTVSEKVGLHTIAQDRAMNDGKMNVLWQMCNNNMQAGPNINQDRLPGWRKEGNFVVVSDPYPTVSALSADLILPTAMWVEKEGAYGNAERRTQFWRQQVKAPGEAKSDLWQLMEFAKYFTTDEMWTEELLAQMPEYRGKTLYDVLFRNGQVDKFPLSELAEGQLNDESEHFGYYVHKGLFEEYAEFGRGHGHDLAPFDMYHKARGLRWPVVEGKETLWRYREGYDPYVKEGEGVAFYGYPDKKAIILAVPYEPPAESPDKEYDLWLSTGRVLEHWHTGTMTRRVPELHRAMPNNLVWMHPLDAEARGLRHGDKIKISSRRGEMISYLDTRGRNKPPRGLVFTTFFDAGQLANSLTLDATDPISKETDFKKCAVKVEKAA, from the coding sequence ATGAGTTTAAGTCGTCGAGACTTTATGAAAGCCAACGCAGCTGTAGCTGCGGCAACGGCTGCGGGGCTAACCATCCCAGTCAAAAATGTGGTTGCGGCTGAATCCGAAATTAAATGGGATAAAGCAGTATGTCGTTTCTGTGGTACCGGTTGTGCAGTATTAGTTGGTACTAAAGATGGACGTGTTGTTGCATCTCAAGGTGATCCAGATGCAGAAGTAAACCGTGGTTTAAACTGTATTAAAGGTTACTTCTTACCGAAAATTATGTACGGTAAAGACCGTTTAACACAGCCAATGCTTCGTATGACAAACGGTAAATTCGATAAGAACGGAGATTTTGCGCCTGTTTCTTGGGATTTCGCGTTCAAAACAATGGCTGAAAAATTCAAAGAAGCTTTCAAAAAGAACGGTCAAAATGCAGTAGGTATGTTCAGTTCCGGTCAGTCTACCATTTGGGAAGGATATGCGAAGAACAAACTTTGGAAAGCTGGTTTCCGTTCTAACAACGTAGACCCGAATGCGCGTCACTGTATGGCGTCGGCGGCAGTTGCGTTTATGCGTACCTTCGGTATGGATGAACCTATGGGGTGTTATAACGACATTGAACATGCAGATGCTTTTGTTCTTTGGGGCTCAAATATGGCGGAAATGCACCCAATTTTGTGGTCGCGTATTACTGATCGCCGTATTTCTAATCCTGATGTTCGTGTAACTGTACTTTCTACTTACGAGCATCGTAGCTTTGAACTTGCCGATCACGGTTTGGTATTTACACCACAAACCGATTTGGCGATTATGAACTATATCATCAATTATCTCATTCAAAATAATGCGATTAATTGGGATTTTGTGAATAAGCACACTAAATTTAAACGTGGTGAAACGAATATTGGTTATGGTTTGCGTCCAGAGCATCCGTTAGAAAAAGACACGAATCGTAAAACAGCTGGGAAAATGCACGATTCTTCTTTTGAAGAATTAAAGCAACTTGTATCCGAATATACGGTTGAAAAAGTATCTCAAATGTCAGGTCTAGATAAAGTACAACTTGAAACTTTAGCGAAACTTTATGCTGATCCAAATAAAAAAGTGGTATCTTTCTGGACAATGGGCTTCAACCAACACACTCGTGGTGTGTGGGTAAATCACTTAATTTATAACATCCACTTATTAACTGGAAAAATCTCAATTCCAGGTTGTGGACCATTCTCATTAACTGGTCAGCCGTCTGCTTGTGGTACTGCGCGTGAAGTAGGTTCATTCCCTCATCGTTTACCAGCAGACTTAGTAGTAACGAATCCTAAACACCGTGAAACAGCGGAACGTATTTGGAAATTACCAAAAGGTACGGTTTCTGAAAAAGTTGGTTTGCACACAATTGCACAAGACCGTGCAATGAACGATGGCAAAATGAATGTGCTATGGCAAATGTGTAACAACAATATGCAAGCTGGTCCAAACATTAATCAAGATCGTTTACCAGGCTGGCGTAAAGAAGGTAACTTTGTTGTTGTATCCGATCCTTACCCAACTGTATCCGCACTTTCTGCTGACTTAATTCTTCCAACTGCAATGTGGGTAGAAAAAGAAGGTGCTTACGGTAATGCGGAACGTCGTACTCAATTCTGGCGTCAACAAGTAAAAGCACCAGGTGAAGCAAAATCAGACTTATGGCAATTAATGGAGTTTGCAAAATACTTCACGACTGATGAAATGTGGACAGAAGAATTACTTGCACAAATGCCTGAATATAGAGGTAAAACTTTATATGATGTTCTCTTCAGAAATGGTCAAGTAGATAAATTCCCGTTAAGCGAACTTGCTGAAGGCCAATTAAACGACGAATCAGAACACTTTGGTTACTATGTACACAAAGGTTTATTTGAAGAATATGCTGAATTTGGTCGCGGTCATGGTCATGACTTGGCTCCATTTGATATGTATCACAAAGCGCGTGGTTTACGCTGGCCGGTTGTCGAAGGTAAAGAAACCTTATGGCGTTACCGTGAAGGCTACGATCCGTACGTTAAAGAAGGTGAAGGTGTGGCATTCTACGGTTATCCAGACAAGAAAGCGATTATTCTTGCGGTACCTTATGAGCCACCTGCTGAGTCTCCAGATAAAGAATATGACTTGTGGTTATCTACTGGTCGTGTTCTAGAGCATTGGCATACTGGTACTATGACTCGTCGTGTGCCTGAATTACACCGTGCTATGCCGAACAACCTTGTTTGGATGCACCCATTAGATGCTGAAGCTCGTGGTTTACGCCATGGCGATAAAATTAAGATTTCATCCCGTCGAGGAGAAATGATTTCTTATTTAGATACTCGCGGACGTAATAAACCACCTCGTGGCTTAGTATTTACTACTTTCTTTGATGCTGGTCAGCTTGCAAATAGCTTAACGCTAGATGCGACAGACCCAATTTCAAAAGAAACCGACTTCAAAAAATGTGCGGTAAAAGTGGAAAAGGCTGCGTAA